One Nonomuraea angiospora DNA segment encodes these proteins:
- a CDS encoding YciI family protein: MEFFCYHRDRSGSAALRAELGEAHWSYMDRYAAEMIARGPTFGRGSETATGSVHILDLPDPAAARAFAFEEPNYQAGVYRDVMVRRWRNVLGRTMWDFPGGREGGDRYLVLGLGSGQPADQVPPTGRDELIAYGPLLSDDGGTWLGTALLVRAPDPAAARAVLTQDRYADIEVHDWAFGGRR, encoded by the coding sequence ATGGAATTCTTCTGCTACCACCGTGACCGCTCAGGCTCCGCCGCGCTGCGCGCCGAGCTGGGGGAAGCGCACTGGTCCTACATGGACCGGTACGCGGCGGAGATGATCGCCCGTGGCCCGACCTTCGGCCGCGGCAGCGAGACGGCCACCGGCAGCGTGCACATCCTCGACCTGCCGGATCCGGCCGCCGCGCGGGCGTTCGCCTTCGAAGAGCCCAACTATCAGGCCGGCGTGTACCGGGACGTGATGGTGCGGCGGTGGCGCAACGTGCTGGGCCGCACCATGTGGGATTTCCCCGGCGGCAGGGAGGGCGGCGACCGGTATCTGGTGCTGGGTTTGGGCTCCGGCCAACCGGCCGACCAAGTGCCGCCGACCGGCCGGGACGAGCTGATCGCGTACGGGCCGCTGCTGTCCGACGACGGCGGCACCTGGCTCGGTACGGCGCTGCTGGTGCGGGCGCCGGACCCGGCCGCGGCCCGCGCCGTCCTGACCCAGGACCGGTACGCCGACATCGAGGTGCACGACTGGGCGTTCGGCGGGCGGCGGTGA
- a CDS encoding cupin domain-containing protein, with the protein MPVNPIDLFASSVHLRQGGQIHAEKAAAEADQDGWRLTAFHAKTGADVHADHWEVHPEAEEVVSCLVGKIRLYLRPERPGQQEEEIRLTAGTAAIVPRGRWHRIELDIPSNIMAVTLPRGSRLEKRTEA; encoded by the coding sequence ATGCCTGTGAACCCGATCGATCTCTTCGCCTCCTCCGTCCACCTGCGCCAAGGCGGCCAGATCCACGCCGAAAAGGCGGCGGCGGAGGCCGACCAGGACGGCTGGCGGCTGACGGCCTTCCACGCCAAGACCGGCGCCGACGTCCACGCCGACCACTGGGAGGTCCATCCCGAGGCCGAGGAGGTCGTGTCCTGCCTCGTCGGGAAGATCCGCCTCTACCTGCGTCCGGAGCGGCCGGGACAACAGGAGGAGGAGATCAGGCTGACGGCCGGGACCGCCGCCATCGTCCCGCGCGGGCGCTGGCACCGCATCGAGCTGGACATCCCCAGCAACATCATGGCCGTCACCCTGCCGCGGGGCAGCCGCCTGGAAAAGCGCACCGAAGCCTAG